GGCGCGATAGCGCTTGAAGAACTCCTCGCGTGGGGTCCGGACCGTGATCGTGTGCTTGTCGGTGGACCAGTGGACGCTGTTGTCGCCGCGCTTGCGGAGCTTGACCGGGAGGGTGCTGCCATCCCGCGCGAGCTCGGCATCGGTCCACACTCCCCATCCCAGCTGCGGGTCGGTCCACATCCGGGTCCAGTCGTCGCTGGGCAGGTTGAGCCGGACGATTCCCGCGTCCTTCTGCCCGGCATCGAGCCGACGCTCCACCCGGAGGAGCTGGGGCAGGTTGCGGAAGGCGCGGACCCGCGCGTCGAAGCGGGACGCGACCGAGGAGCGCGCGGACCACCAGTCGTCGAACTGGATGTCCCGCCGGAATGCCTCCGCGGCGGACCAGACGAGGTACACGCCGACCAGCAGGGGCACCGTGGTGAGGACCACCGCGTCGACCAGGCGCAGCGCGCGCAGGCGGTTCATCGCAGCAACTCCTGTTCGTCCCGCCGCCCGGCCTGGCCCTCGGTGGCCCATTCCTGGCGGGCCAGCACCGAGTCGGCCAGGCCGGGCCGCGGCACCACGTCGAACCGGGCCTCCGCCGCCGCCAGTCCATCCCAGTCGAGCAGGCTGCGATAGGCCGCGGCCACGCTGTTCCGGAGCGACTTGTCGGCGGGCTTGAAGAGCCGGAGCGTCACCCGTACCCGCTCGAGCGCCCCCGCGCCGGGCGGCAATGCCACGGTGAGCGCCGTGTCGCCGCGGAGCGGTCCCGCCAGGGCCAGTTGCAGGTCCGCCCGTCGCTCGAGGAGGCCGGCGCGGAGCGGGCGCACCAGCGCCACCCGGTCCACGGCCAGGGCCATGCCGCGGGCGTCGAAGTGGAGGCTGTCAGCGGTGCTGCCGGCGGGGAGGAGAAATTCCACCTCCTGCGGCCGGCCAGTGGCATTGGCCATCACGGTCACGCTGGCGCGGCCGGCCCGGAGGGTGACGGGCTGCAGCAGGAACGCGTCGAGGTAGACCTCCCAGATCCGGCGGACTTCGGGCCACTCCCCACGGGCCGCGTAGTAGGCCACGTAGCCGCGCATGGACGGCATGTGACTCGGGTGGATGGCCAGCACGGCGGCGTAGGCATCCCGGGCCTCGGGCGCGAGCGCCCAGCCACTCAGGAAGTGGTCGGACACCAGGGCCAGGGCGTAGTGGTTGCGATAGTTGAGCGGGTCGAAGGCGGCCAGGGCCTGCGCGGCGCGGAGGGCACGGCCCTTCTGCTCCAGGCGGGTGTAGGCGGCGGTGAGCGCCAGCAGCACGCGCTCCTTTTCCTTGTCACGGCCGTGCCGGACATCCCGTGCCGGGAACTCGCGGTTGAGCAGTTCCAGCCGCTCGGCGGCGCGCGCGTAGTCCCCCGCGGCCAGCAGCCGCTCACCCTCCTCGAGCCGGGAAGTCCAGCGGCCCTCCGAGGCGCGCACGCCGGCCTCCACCCGGCCAAGCAGCCAGTGCCGGCTGGGGGGCAGGACCAGCAGCGCCAGGAATCCGGCGACGAGCGCCACGTAGGTCCATGCCACGGCCCGCTCGTGCCGCCGGAACCCCTCCCGCCAGGCCGGCGGGACGAGGGGCTGGCCGGTCATACGTCGATGTTTTCCTTGCCCGTCAGGAGCGCCACCTTGCCACCGCGGGTAATGCCGCGCAGCTCGCCGAGGAACTTCGCCTCGTCGGCGTCGGGCTTGAGCTCCAGCGAGTAGATGAGCTCCAGGGCGCCGCCGTCCCGCAGGGTTTCCACGGACAGCAGCGCCTGCTCCCGGGCGTAGCGGAAGAACAGGTCGTTGAACGCGGTGTGATACTCGACCTCGGGCGGCACGTGCAGCTTGAGCAGCTGCTCCCGGCTCACCGTGGCGCCGATCTCGAACCGCGACAGGAAGTAGACCATGAACGAGACCGAGATCGTGAAGATCACCGCGGTCAGGTAGAACCCGGTGCCGACCGCCATCCCCACCGCCATGGTGAGGAAGATGAATGCCACGTCGCGGGAGTCCTTCACCGCGTTCCGGAAGCGGATGATCGACAGCGCACCCACCAGCGTGAACGCCCGGGCGATGTTGCTGCCGATGACCAGCATGATCACCGCCACCGTCACGCCCATGAGGATCATGGCGTGCACGAACGACACCGAGTAGGACAGGCCGCGGTGCGTCTGCCGGTAGATGTACGCCAGGATCAGGCACAGCCCGAAGCTCAGGAACAGCGCCGCGAAGGTCTCCGCGACGCCGAACCCCGACACCCCGCCGCCCGATGCCTGCCGGATGAATTCGTCCACAACGCCCCCAGGAAAAGTGGTGGTCCGGGCCGTTCAGGGCCCGGGCCGGACTACGTCAGCTGGTGCCCGAAGCACGCCTTGTCCACGGCCGTGCAGTACTTGGACATCCGCACCATCGACAGCTCGTGCCGCCGCGCCACCTTCGAGAACCAGACCGGCGCGCGATGGTTGTACTTGACCTCGAGCACCGTCACCCGCGGGTCCATCACGTACTTCCCGGTCTCGAGCGGCTGCCCCAGGTCGAGGGCGGTGGTGGAGTACTGGATCCGGGAATCGAGCGTGATCCGGAGCTCCGGATCGAAGGCACCGAACAGCGCCCGCCGCCGGTACAGGACCGCCATCCGCGGCAGGAGGTGCAGCCGCTCGATCATCAGGGTGGCCTCGGTGCCCACCGGGTCGTCACCCACGGCGTCCCAGTTGGGGCGTCCCCCCAGGGGGAAGGCCTCCCGCAGCCTGGCCAGCGGCCAGTTGGCGCGCCGCTTCTGGACCGTCCGGTCCTCCCGCTGCTTGACCTCGATCATGACGTCTTTGCTGTCCCCGTAGCGCCGGAACCGCAGCTTCCGCCGGAATTTCAGTCCCTCGACCTTCTCCCAGAACAGCCGCCAGTCGGCAGTATCCCAGTAGATCGACAGAATGCCATAGCCCCGGCCCCCCAGGTCATGCGGGTCCGGGGTGGTGTAGTCCCCCAGCTCGCGCAGGAACTCGGGCACCCGGCGGGTGGCCACCAGGTACTTCACCTCGAAGCGATTGAGGGTGGCGGTATACGTCGGCATGCCGCTCGGCGCGTGAGGGGGTAACGGACTCGAGACTGGACGTCACTCTCAGGCAAAACCTATGCCGCTGAACGACTTGAGGCCCTTCCGCGGCTCAGACGGCCAGGCGGGGCCGACCCCCGGCCCGCAGCTGGATGGCGCCGGTCAGGGTCAGGACGCTGAGATAGGCCACCCCCCCGATCCCCACACGGAGGAGCACCATCAGGCCGGGCACCGCCAGCACCGCCCCGGCCATCGCCGCCAGCGCCAGCCCGGTCCGCCACAGCCGGCGGATCGGGGGCAGGTCCAGACCCTGCTGCCGGATCGACCCGTAGGCCAGGGCCAGTCGGGCGGCCTCGGTAGCCACCCCCGCCCATGCGGCGCCGACCAGGCCGTAGCGCGCCACGAGCACCGCCGTCAGCACGAGGTTGATCCCGGCCGCCCAGGCGGTCAGGCGCAGCACGGCCGATTCCCGCCCGGTGGCCTGCAGCACCATGATCGGGACATCGCGCAGCACGCAGAGCGGCAGGGTCCATAGCAGGATGCCGAGCGGCCGTCCGGCCGGTCCGTAGCCCGGGCCGTAGAACAGGCTCGCAACCTCGCCGGCCAGCAGCGCGCCGCCGACCGCGATGGGCAGGCTCAGGGTAAGCACCTGGGCCGCGGCGGTGTGCGCCACCCGCCGCTGGGCCCCCGGATCGTCCCGCGTCCGGGTGAGTTCCGGGAGGAGCGCCAGGCTGTAGGCGATGCCCACGTTCAGGAAGAAGGTGACGAGGGTGTACGCGGCGGTGTAATAGCCCGCGGCGGCCGCGCCCCGCTGCGTGCGCAGGAAGATGAGTCCCGCGTTGAAAATGAAGATGCCGAGGAGCGCGCTGGCCATCAGGGCGGCGCCCCGCGGCACCAGCGGCGCCACCACCGCGCGGTCGAGGCGCACGGGCAACGGCTGGCCCGCGCGGCGCAGCGCCAGCAGCCACAGCAGCGCCGCCCCGAGGTCGCCGGCCAGCTGGGCCAGTGGCACCCGCGCCACGTCGCCCGGGCCGCGCACCAGCGCCACCAGCAGCACCGCAAAGAGCGCCTGCCCCACCACGGTTCCGACCGCCGCCGTGCGGGTCTGGCCGAGCCCGATGTGCGCCCACCGGGTGCCGAGCGCCACGGCCGTCAGGGTCAGGGTGGTCGTGGCCACGACCGCGGCGTCGGGCGCCGGCAGCACGGCCAGGCTCAGCGCCACCGCGGCGGCGATGAGGGCGCTGGCGAGCAGGAGGCGGCTGGTGAGGAGGGCCGGGAGCGCGCGGGCCAGGCTCTCGCGCCGCGCGGCAACCTCGCGCACGCCGAGCCCGAGTTCCAGGCCCCAGTCGACGACCCGATTGAGATACAGGGTGAGCGCGCTGGCGACGCCGACCACGCCGTACATCGCGGGACCCAGCCGGCGGGCGGCCACCACCATGGCGGCAAAGGCCAGCAGCCGGGCCAGGGCCTCGCCGAGGCCCAGGGCCAGGAAGCCCCGGGCGACGGGGCGCTCAGTGCCGGTCACGACGCGCCGGAGCCGCGCCCCGTCAGGGGCGCGGCGCTCGGGTGAACCCCAGTTGCAGCCTGGCGTCGCGTCGGCTCAGCTCCTCGTAGAGGCGGTCGGCGGTGAGCTTCTGGGCCTCGGCGTTGGGATGGTAGTCCCACGGTGCCACCCGGTACCCGGGCTCGCTGAGCATCGGATACACCCCGCGGCTCAGGTCGATCAGGTCGAACCCGGCGCGCGCCGCCGCGTCGCGGGTGATGTCCATCGGGTCCACGTCGTCGGTTGGCGGCCGCAGCAGCAGCACGATCGGTTGCTGCCCGGTGGCCGCCGCGGCGCGGGCCAGGTGCGCGTAGGTCGAGTCGAACAGCGCCTGGCGGTGCGGGCGCATGCGCTGCTGGAACTCGGTCTCACCCATGCCAGGGGTGACCCCGGACGCCTCGACCACCTGCTGTACGAAGGGATAGGGGATCGGGAAGCCGGAGTCCACCACCCGCTTCAGGTGGAGCACCACCGTCCGCGCGTCCTGCGCGTGCGCCGACACCACGATGAGGTCCGGCTGGAACGCCATGACCCGGTCCTCCAGCACGAAGAGCTGCTGGATCACCCCGATGCCCGGGATGCCGAAGTTGAGGATCTCGAAGCGCCGGTAGCGCTCGCCCGCGACCTCGAGGTTGAGCCGCCGCTCGAGCACCGCCTCGAAGGTCTCGCCGTCGCCCACGCCGGAGCCCATGATGTCGGAGGGACCGAGCAGCGCGACCCGATAGGTGCTGGCGGGCTTGACCTGGTCGTAGTCCTGGTCCCGCATCCCCCAGCGATTCATGGTGAGCGGCTTGCCCTTGTGCTTCGGGAGGAACACGCCGGGCCGGTTGTCCGCCATCAGGAAGTCGCGCCGCGGCAGGAAGGCCTCGGTTTCCTTGAGCTCCACCCAGTCGAGCGGCTTCTGGATCCGCGACTCCCACGCCCGGGTGTCGAAGCGCGCCACGTCGAGGTTCTCGTAGTAGCCGCGCTGCTCCAGCTGCTGGTCGCGCCGGTTGAGCCGGGTATCCTGCACCAGGGCCACCACGCCGTTGTACTCCGGGCCGAACGCCTCGCGCGTCGCCGGGAGGCAGAGCGCCATCAGCCCGCAGGCCATGGCGGCCTGCGGCGCCAAGGACCGGGCGTAGTCGAGGGTGCCGAGGCGGGTCTGGTCGGGGCGCACCAGGTCGGCGGGGCCCCAGGGATAGCCGCCCACCAGCGTGAAGCCCACGATGATACCCGCGAGCAGCAGCACGCCCTTGAGGTCAACGTTGAGCGCCGGGCGCCAGATGGAGAGCCATTCGGCGAAGGTGGCCGAGCTCCACAACGACCACAGCGTGCACATGAGCAGGAAGAACCCGGCCGTCTTGAGCCCGGTGCCCAGGCTCCAGCCGCGGCGCTTGAGGCTCTTCACCTTCGGCGCCCGCGACTCGCGCAGGGTGAGCACCGCCACGGCCACGCCCAGCATCAGCCAGAAGACGAGGTCGGTGAACCGGAGCGGGAAGCTCCCCCGCAGCCAGAACCACTGGTAGGAGTGCAGCAGCCAGGTGATCACGAACACGATCGCCGTGGCGGCCATCAGGGCGAATGTGCTGCCGCGCGCGCGGAACCGGAAGAAGCTGGGATAGTACACCAGCTTCATCATGAAGTCCTTCCAGTAGATGTTGATCCGCCGCCAGAGGTCCAGGAAGCTGCTGGAGAGGTAGTACCGGTGGTGCGTCTCCGGCAGGCGGAACCCGAAGAGGTGCAGGGCCCCGATGATCAGGTGGAACTGGCCCGAGACGCGCAGGTACAGGCCGTAGGTGGCCACCACGTAGATGACCACCTCGGACAGCGAGCCCAGCTCGCTCTGGTCGAGCACCATGAAATGGTACACCATCCGGTAGCCGAGCAGCTGCACCATGCCCCGCAGCATCCACTTGAGCCCCAGCCGATACATCCGGCCCTCGTCGGCGTCGTAGTACTGCCGGGCGAAGGTCTTGTAGTCCACCACCGGGAAGAGCGTGAAGCTCGGGTTGGGCAGCATGAACAGGTACGCCAGGCTGCGCCACGGCGAGGTGGGGACCTCGTTGTGCTTGAGGTTGTAGAGGTACACCGCCAGGCGGAACATGAACAGCCCGCCGAGCACCGGCCAGACATGCGGCGGGATGCCGTTGGCCAGCGCCTGGGTGCGGAGCAGGGCCAGCAGGGCCACCGCGACCAGCACCGCCCCGAGCCGGACCGGCCAGCGGAACGGCAGGTGGCAGAGCCCGATCAGGCCGAGGCCCAGGCCGATCACCCAGAGCGCATCGCGGTTGAGCACCACGTAGAGCGCGCCGAAGGACAGCAGCACGAAGAAGGGCAGCCGGTAGCGGAGCGGCAGCAGCGCGTGGACCACGAAGCCCACCAGCATCAGCTGCATCACCTGGTAGAACGAGACGCTCTCCAGCCGGAAGATCCGCACCAGCAGCACCAGCAGCGCGAGCTGCGCGGTGGCCAGGACGAGGGCGGCGGGAGTCACCGCCGTGGCGCGCGCGTCGGCGCCCGCGCGCGCGGCGGCCGCCCCGACGGGCAGGCCGGAGGGAATGCTGGTCATGGCGTGCCCCGGGCCTTGAGCGTCTGGTAGTCGATCTTGTCGGTCGAGGTGCGGTCGAGGGCGGGAACGAAGCCGAACGCATCCGGGATCATGTACTTGGGGAGCTTCTCCATCGCGTACTTCTTGAGGGCGATGATCGACAGCCGGTCCCCGGTCTTGGGCGCCAGCCACACGGTGATCGTCACCGCGCCGTCGGCCGCGCTGTGCGAGACCACCGCCACCTCCCGGACGTCCGGATGCGCGGCAAACGCGGACTCGATCTCCCCGAGCTCCACCCGGTACCCGCGCCGCTTGACCATCCGGTCGCGGCGGCCGTGGAAGATGTAGTCGCCATTGGGCTCCTCCACGACCAGGTCCCCGGTGTGGTACCACGGCACCCCGGCCTCATCCACCAGGAAGGCGGTGGCATTGCGGTCCGGGAGGTTCCAGTAGCCGGTCATGATGCCCGGTCCGGCCACGACCAGCTCCCCCTCCTCGCCCCGCGGCAGGTCGCGGTCATCGAGGTCCACCACCCGGCAGCGCAGGTGCTCGCAGCAGCGCCCGATCGGGTACGGCTCGCTCCGCTCCGGCGGGATCGGCCCGGCCGGCACCTCGTAGTAGGTGCAGACGTTGGTCTCGGTGGGGCCGTACAGGTTCCAGTACCGCGGGTGCGGCCAGGCGGCCTTGATGGCCCGGAGCTGCGGCACCGGGAAGACCTCGCCGGCGAACAGCACGTGCCGGAGGCGGCCATAATTGTGGCGCTCCAGCTTGCCGTACTGGGCCAGCAGGCTCAGGATGCTCGGCGTCGAATACCAGATGGAAATGCGCTGCTCTGCGATCAGCGGCGCCAGCGTCGCCGGGTCCTTGCCCTGCTCCTCCCCGATCAGCACCAGCGTGGCGCCGTGCTTGAGCGAGAGGTAGAGGTCCAGCACCGAGAGGTCGAAGTGGAACGGCGCGTGCGAGCTGAAGACGTCGTCGGCGGTCGGCGCGAAGATGTCGGTGCACCAGTCCACGAAGCTCATCGCGGCCCGGTGCGTCAGCATCACGCCCTTGGGCTTCCCGGTGGACCCGGAGGTATACAGGATGTAGGCGAGGCCATCGAGGCCGGGGTCATGGCTGGGCACCACGGGCACCGGCGTGGAGCGGTCGGCGGCGTCGAGCGCCGCCACCAGCCCCGCCCCGCCACCGGTCGTGGGCAGCCGCAGCAGCGGGAGTGACGCTCCGAGCGTGGTGGCCTCGGCGGTGAGCTCCGCGGCCCGCCGCTCTTCCACCACTACCACGCGCACCGCCGCGTTGGTGAGGATGAAGGCCGCGCGACCGCCGGGCGAGTCCGGATCCACCGGCGTGTACGCCGCGCCGGCCTTGAGGATCCCGAAGATGGTGGCCACCGAGTCGATGGACTTGCCGAGGAACATCCCGACCCGGTCGCCCGGCCGTACCCCCATGGCCCACAGGCGGTCCCGCACCCGGTCCGACAGGTGCGCGAGATCGCCGTAGGTGATCGTGCCCCGTCCGGGGTCCACGATGGCCGTGCTCCCCGGCGCCCGGGCCGCGGAGGCGTCGAGCCAGCCATGCAGGCAGGCCATGAGCCTAGACCCGGGCCATCTTGCCCTGGACCATCGCCGTGATGGCGTCCAGGGTGTCGAGCCGTTCGGCGTCCACCTCGTGGGCCTCGAACTGGATCCCGAACTTCTGTTCCAGGAACGAGACCAGCTCCAGGGTGGCGAGCGAGTCGAGGATGCCGCCGGTGATCAGCGGGGTGTCGGACCGGAGGGCCGACGGGTCCTCGCCCTTGAGGAAGGTCGCGAGGATGTACTGCTTGACCTGACCCTGAATGTCTTCCATGGCTACTGCCCCCCTCCGGTGGTGGTGGCCTCCGACCCCTGGCCAAGGCCGAGGTGGAGGATGCTGTCACGTGCAATCAATTCGCGTTCCAGCCGCGCGGCGATCAGGCGGTACCCCGCGGCGTTGGGGTGCTGGTCCCAGGGCCCGACACGAATGTCCTTCCGCTCCGACCCGTCCCAGACGTCCGTCAGGTCGATGTACTGGTAGCCCCGGGCCAGCGCCTCGCGGCGGATGGCGGCGATGTTCCGGCCGGGCCGCTCGGTGGGGAGGGTCACCCCCATGAGCACGAATCGCGCCCCGGCCTGGGCCGCCCGGCTGGCCGCCCGGTCCACCGCCCAGAACAGGATGTCGTCGCCGGTCGGCCGCAGGGCCCGGTAGACCTGCTCGAAGGTGGCCCCCGAGTCGAGCCCGGCCCCCTCGACCGCCGCCGCCAGGGGGGGCACCGGGATGGGGAAGCGGTTGTTGAGCACCCCGACCACCCGGCGGGCGATGAGCCCCAGGTCCTGGTTGTGCAGCGTCATGATGATGAGGTCGGGGCTGAACCGCAGCACCGTCTCGTCGATGTAGAGCGCCTGCTGCAGGGGGCTGAACGCCTGCACCCCGAAGTTGAGCACCTCGTAGCGCCCGCGGCCCCGCGCGTTCAGGGACGCCTCCAGCACCGCCTCGTAGGGCTCCCCGTCGTCCACGGCGTACCCCATCACGTCCGAGGGCCCGAGGATGGCGATCCGACGCACCCCCGCCGGCTTGGCAAGCTCGTAGTCCTGGTCCCGCATGCCCCAGCGGTTGGTGGTGAAGCGCTTGCCCTGGTACGTCCTGGACACCGAGGGGTACAGTCCGTAGATCATGAAATCGTCGCGCCGGAACCCCACCCCCGCCTCAATGATGGTCTCTGCCCGTGGGGCCGTGCCCTCCCACGGCTTGAGCAGGTCGGCCCCGGCGTCGCCCATGTTTTCGTAGTAGCCCCGGACCTCGCGGGCCAGGTCGCGCTGGTTGAGGATCCCCTGCCGGAAGACCTGCATCACCTCGAAGGTGGGCCGGCCCAGGCGCCCCGCCACCCCGGGCAGCGCGAGCACGGCCATCCCCGCAAGCAGCGCGCCGGACTGGACCGCCTGGCGCTGCCAGGCCGCGAGCCGGGCCCATGCGGGCAGCGTCGGGGCCTGCTCCCAGTTGTAGGCCGCGATCGTGATGTGGCCCGCGGCCACCAGCACCAGCGCCGCGACGGCGCCCACGGTCACCACCTTCGCCGCGCCGAACATGGCCAGCCAGTCGGTGATCGAGTCCGCGGTCCACAGCGACCAGAGCACGCAGAGGGTGGCGCAGGTCGCGAAGGTGGCCACCCCGCGACCGAAGTCCCAGGTGCGCCGCCGCGCGGCGGCCTGGCGCGCCGCGCCGCCCCGGGCGTCGCGGGCCGCCGTGATGACCACCAGGGCGCCCAGCAGGCCCCAGAAGGCCATGTCGGTGGCGGTGAAGAGCGGCGTCCCGATGATCCAGAACCAGGCGTAGGCGTGCAGCAGCCAGGTGACGAACATGACCAGGATCATGGCCAGCACCAGGGCGCGGGTGTCTCCCCACTTCCGGCGCAGCCGGAAATACGCGGGAAGTACACCAGCTTCTGCATGTAGTCCTTCCAGTAGATGTTGGCCCGCCGCCAGAGGTCCACGAAGCTGGTGGAAAGCAGCCAGCGGTGGTTGGTCTCGGGCAGGTTGAAGCCGAACAGGAGCAGGAGGCCGGCGATGAGGTGGAACTGTCCGGTCACCTTGAGGTAGGTCAGGAAGGCGGCGGCGACGTGCTGCAGCAGGTCGCCCAGGTCCCGCACGTCGGAGGGGTCGAGCGCCAGGACCGCATAGACGTAGCGGTAGGCCAGCATGTGGGTGATGCCCCGGGCGATCCACAGCAACCCGCGCTGGTAGATGACCTGCGCATCCTCGTCGTAATACTTCCGCTCGAACGCCTTGTAGTCCACCACCGGGAACCAGCCGAAGACCTGGTTCGGCAGCATCAGGAAATAGGCAAAGGTGCGCCACAGATTCCGCGGCAGCGTGGAATGCTCCCGGTCGTACAGATAGACGGAGAGCCGGAGCATCAGCATCGACGCGGCGATGGGCCAGACCGCCGGCGGCACCGGCGAGGGACCGCCCCGGCCCGCAGGGCGCCCGCCGCGACACCCGCCACCACCAGGATGCCCACCCGCAGCGAGAACGTGGTGGGCAGGTGCGCGAGGCCCACGAACGCGGCCACGAGCGCCACGATCCAGAGCCCGCGGTGCCGAAGAGCACCCCGAGGCTGGTCAGGCAGAGCAGGACATAGAATTGGAGGCGGAAGCGGAGCGGCAGGAGCGCGTGGACCGTGAACCCGGCCCACAGGACCAGCATCATGTGGAAGAAGGCACGACTCTCCAGCCGGAACAGCCAGACCAGCAGCACCACCAGCCCCAGCTGGAGGGCAGGCAGCGCCACGCGCACGGGCGACTTCTCTACAACTGCCCGGTCGATGCTGTCGGCAGCGGCAGCCGGCATCCGGCCGATCGACGTCGTCATAACCCTCATTTTGACAATGGCTTGGATACCGGCAACCCGACGCAGAAGCGGCCCGGTCGGGAAGCGATGGGTTCCCGACTAGCCAAGAACGTGCCACCATGAAGTGGCGCCCCACCGGCTGCCGGCCGGTGGCGCATCCTGCGGAACGCCCTCGAATGTGGCGGATACGCGACAGGGTGCTGTATTGCCGCTACAAACCCTGTCGCCCCGGGGACTCCCCCAGCCCCGCCGGATCAGAGCCCCAGGCTACGGACGATCAGATTCCGCTGGATTTCCGAGGTGCCGGAGTAGAGCGTGCCGCCCACCGCGTCACGCAGGTCCCGCTCCACCTCGTATTCGGTGGTGTAGCCGTACCCTCCCCGGATCTGCACCGCGTCGAGGCAGGCCTGCACCATCGCCTCTCCCAGATAGAGCTTGGCCATCGCGGCCGCGGGGCCGGGGTTCTGGCCCACGTCCTTGGCCCACGCCGCCTGGTACAGCAGCAGCCGCGCCGCCTCGAGCCGGGTCCGCATGTCCGCGAGCTTGTGCGACACCGCCTGGAACGCCCCGATGGCCTGGCCGAACTGCTTCCGCTCCTTGGCATAGCGGACACTGTCCTCGATCAGCCGCTCCAGGGTGCCCAGGTTGCTCGCGAGGATGCAGGCCCGTTCCCATTCCATGGAGTCGTTGAAGATCTGGACCCCGCGCCCGGCGCGGCCGAGCAGGCACTCCGCCGGGAGCCGGCAGTTGTCGAAGAAAAGTTCCGCCATCGGCGAGGTGCGCAGCCCCATCTTGCCGATCTTCTTGCCCACCCCGAAGCCCGGCGTATCTCGCTCCACCAGGAACGCGGTCAGGCCCAGGGCCCCCTTCCCCCGGTCGAGGGTGGCGAACACCACGAAGACATCCGCGACCGGCGCCTCGCTCACGAAGGTCTTGGTCCCGTTGAGCACCCAGCTCTGCCCATCCTGGGTCGCCGTGGTGCGCAGGGCGAACGCATCCGACCCGGAGTCCGGCTCGCTCATGCCGTGTGCCCCGACCCACTCGCCGCTGTTGAGCCGCGGCAGGTACTTCTGCTTCTGCGCCTCGGTGCCGAACCGGAAGATCGGCATCTGGACGCTCCACATCTGCGCCGCCAGGCCGAACAGCAGCCCGTTGTCCTTGCAGGCGTAACCCAGGGCCTCCATCGCCAGGATGGTGGAGAGGATGTCCCGCCCGCCCCCGCCGTACGCCTCCGGAAAGGGCAGCCCCTGAATGCCGAACTCCCCGCACCGCTGCCAGTGCTCGCGGGAGAATTCTCCCTTCGCGTCGCGGGCGATGAGGTCGTCCTGCAGGGCCTTGCGGGCAAAATCCACCACCATGCCCCGGAACTCGAGCTGCTCGGCAGACCAGGCGAAATCCATGGAGGACCAGAAGTTGGGAGTGGGATGCAGCCCGCGTCAGCAGGGCACGGGCCCCCGCGTAGCAGAATCCGTGCTGACCCGGCCCCGAAGGGCGCCCCCCCCCCGGGTCCATCACCGGGCTCGGACGGGGGCGGCCTCATGGGCTGGCAGCCGGCGACTGGTGTCGGATTTCGCCAACAGCGCCGGCCCAGGATCCACGGTTCAGGTGAATCATTCGAGGTAAAATGATTGTCAAGTTGTTTTCTATCATGCACTTACGACGCAGCCATGGGCCGGTCCTGCGCGGAAGGATTTCCCGGCACGTAGCATGGAATTCGCAATGTCCCCTGTTCAAGCTGCGGCGGCATTGCACCCTTCACCCACCATCGAGCCCGACCATGACGATCAAGACCGA
The Gemmatimonadota bacterium DNA segment above includes these coding regions:
- a CDS encoding SGNH/GDSL hydrolase family protein; this translates as MILVMFVTWLLHAYAWFWIIGTPLFTATDMAFWGLLGALVVITAARDARGGAARQAAARRRTWDFGRGVATFATCATLCVLWSLWTADSITDWLAMFGAAKVVTVGAVAALVLVAAGHITIAAYNWEQAPTLPAWARLAAWQRQAVQSGALLAGMAVLALPGVAGRLGRPTFEVMQVFRQGILNQRDLAREVRGYYENMGDAGADLLKPWEGTAPRAETIIEAGVGFRRDDFMIYGLYPSVSRTYQGKRFTTNRWGMRDQDYELAKPAGVRRIAILGPSDVMGYAVDDGEPYEAVLEASLNARGRGRYEVLNFGVQAFSPLQQALYIDETVLRFSPDLIIMTLHNQDLGLIARRVVGVLNNRFPIPVPPLAAAVEGAGLDSGATFEQVYRALRPTGDDILFWAVDRAASRAAQAGARFVLMGVTLPTERPGRNIAAIRREALARGYQYIDLTDVWDGSERKDIRVGPWDQHPNAAGYRLIAARLERELIARDSILHLGLGQGSEATTTGGGQ
- a CDS encoding acyl-CoA dehydrogenase family protein, which produces MDFAWSAEQLEFRGMVVDFARKALQDDLIARDAKGEFSREHWQRCGEFGIQGLPFPEAYGGGGRDILSTILAMEALGYACKDNGLLFGLAAQMWSVQMPIFRFGTEAQKQKYLPRLNSGEWVGAHGMSEPDSGSDAFALRTTATQDGQSWVLNGTKTFVSEAPVADVFVVFATLDRGKGALGLTAFLVERDTPGFGVGKKIGKMGLRTSPMAELFFDNCRLPAECLLGRAGRGVQIFNDSMEWERACILASNLGTLERLIEDSVRYAKERKQFGQAIGAFQAVSHKLADMRTRLEAARLLLYQAAWAKDVGQNPGPAAAMAKLYLGEAMVQACLDAVQIRGGYGYTTEYEVERDLRDAVGGTLYSGTSEIQRNLIVRSLGL